The Methanothrix sp. genome window below encodes:
- a CDS encoding helix-turn-helix domain-containing protein has product MSEKNAIKALRDLGLTEYEARVYTALTRLKAGIASEIHQISGIPRPAVYGALKRLVMRGIVEVQPSKPMRYRVADPAAALERLKSSFMTDAEAALHALEEVYSSDSFGRGEEEIGIWVHQGAGRVYEKVIEVLSRAERDLLIINPSLLESMGDLYNIFLHVNEFVRNMLDRGVSIRAVCPRDTAVWDIPGAERRFHPWREKGICAMIPDRGDVLVIVSGEHGAMAITAGDALSRMYRDLGEALWRASANRSVSECSGQCAPNGPDAGYLQI; this is encoded by the coding sequence ATGTCGGAGAAGAATGCGATCAAGGCTCTGCGTGACCTCGGGCTCACAGAGTATGAGGCCAGAGTTTACACAGCACTTACCAGGCTCAAGGCAGGGATAGCCTCTGAGATCCATCAGATCTCCGGAATACCTAGGCCTGCAGTATATGGCGCTCTGAAAAGGCTTGTGATGAGGGGCATAGTGGAGGTCCAGCCGTCTAAGCCCATGAGGTACAGGGTTGCGGATCCCGCTGCAGCGCTCGAGCGGCTGAAGAGCAGCTTCATGACCGATGCAGAGGCTGCGCTGCACGCGCTGGAGGAGGTGTACTCTTCCGACAGTTTCGGGCGCGGGGAGGAGGAGATAGGGATCTGGGTGCATCAGGGAGCCGGCAGGGTGTACGAGAAGGTTATTGAGGTGCTATCAAGAGCAGAGCGGGATCTTCTCATAATCAACCCCTCTCTTCTCGAGAGCATGGGGGATCTGTACAACATATTCCTGCATGTGAATGAATTCGTAAGAAATATGCTGGATCGTGGCGTATCGATCAGGGCTGTATGTCCTCGAGATACAGCTGTCTGGGACATCCCTGGTGCCGAGCGGAGATTCCATCCCTGGAGGGAGAAGGGGATCTGCGCGATGATACCTGACAGAGGCGATGTGCTTGTGATAGTCTCCGGCGAGCACGGGGCAATGGCGATAACAGCGGGAGATGCGCTCTCCAGGATGTACAGGGATCTGGGAGAGGCATTATGGAGAGCGTCTGCGAATAGATCGGTCAGTGAATGCAGCGGTCAATGCGCCCCTAATGGACCAGACGCCGGATATCTTCAAATCTAA
- a CDS encoding radical SAM protein, with translation MVVMALNTIDRDVASVCPVCLRTVSARIFQREQAVMIRKSCPEHGEFEDVYWSDAELYRRFMRYIETGRSIENSLTKGDCPFSCGLCDNHKTSTLLANIDVTTRCNLACPICFADASPKRVYEPTMEQIERMLRILREERPVSCYAVQFSGGEPTVRDDLPEMVALARSMGFTQIQIATNGLRLAASPDLAQRLSEAGLSTVYLQFDGVDAGPYIKMRGRDLLGMKIRAIESCRRGGLKSVVLVPTVAKGVNDFQLGEIIRFASRNLDVIRGVNMQPISFAGRVEEAERKSNRITIPDLIRSIEEQTEGQISRDDFYPVPFVAPVSKVVEALTNEPKLVFTVHPCCGAATYVYCEDERLMPITRFVDVEGLMERLTEILQEYNGSKISRLRMQAALLKDLPGFIDESRAPKDLQITKLLMNVLRTGTFDSLREFHSRNLFIGAMHFQDLYNLDLERVSRCGIHYATPDGRIIPFCTYNTIHRSEVENRYSIAEACAPAQRVGVPPVM, from the coding sequence ATGGTCGTTATGGCATTAAATACAATAGACAGGGATGTGGCTTCCGTCTGTCCGGTGTGTCTCAGGACTGTAAGTGCGCGCATATTCCAGCGGGAGCAGGCAGTCATGATTCGGAAGTCCTGTCCGGAGCATGGAGAGTTCGAGGATGTCTATTGGTCAGATGCCGAGCTTTACAGAAGGTTTATGAGATATATCGAGACCGGCAGAAGCATAGAGAACTCCCTCACAAAGGGAGACTGCCCGTTCAGCTGCGGTCTCTGCGATAACCACAAAACCTCAACGCTTCTCGCAAACATAGATGTTACGACAAGATGCAACCTCGCATGCCCGATATGCTTTGCAGATGCATCCCCCAAACGGGTCTACGAGCCCACTATGGAGCAGATCGAGCGCATGCTGAGGATCCTGCGGGAGGAGCGTCCGGTCTCTTGCTATGCTGTGCAGTTCTCAGGTGGAGAACCCACAGTGCGCGATGATCTTCCGGAGATGGTGGCTCTCGCCAGGAGCATGGGCTTCACGCAGATCCAGATCGCCACGAACGGACTGAGGCTCGCAGCATCTCCCGACCTGGCGCAACGGCTCAGCGAGGCAGGACTGAGCACGGTCTATCTGCAGTTCGATGGGGTGGATGCAGGTCCGTATATCAAAATGAGGGGCAGGGATCTGCTCGGCATGAAGATCCGCGCGATAGAGTCCTGCAGAAGAGGGGGGCTGAAGAGTGTAGTTCTGGTCCCAACGGTTGCGAAAGGAGTGAACGACTTCCAGTTAGGCGAGATCATCAGATTCGCGAGCCGCAATCTGGATGTCATCCGCGGGGTCAACATGCAGCCTATATCCTTTGCGGGGAGGGTCGAGGAGGCAGAGCGAAAATCAAACAGGATCACGATACCCGACCTGATAAGATCGATAGAGGAGCAGACTGAGGGGCAGATCTCCAGGGATGACTTCTATCCGGTTCCTTTCGTCGCTCCAGTCTCGAAGGTTGTGGAGGCACTGACCAACGAGCCGAAGCTGGTCTTCACAGTCCATCCATGCTGCGGTGCAGCAACCTATGTCTACTGCGAGGACGAGAGGCTGATGCCCATAACGAGGTTTGTGGATGTGGAGGGCCTTATGGAGAGGCTCACTGAGATACTCCAGGAGTACAACGGGTCAAAGATATCGAGGCTCAGAATGCAGGCGGCACTCCTGAAGGATCTCCCCGGGTTTATAGATGAGAGCAGAGCCCCAAAGGATCTGCAGATCACAAAGCTCCTGATGAATGTTCTGAGGACGGGCACGTTCGACTCCCTGAGGGAGTTCCACTCCAGAAACCTGTTCATAGGTGCCATGCACTTCCAGGATCTGTACAACCTGGACCTGGAGCGGGTGAG